CCGGGAGGGCATTACAGCGCCTGCAACACGTCAAGCGACGGAGCAAAAAAGTAGCTGCCGGTGACCGGTTTGGTAAACCGCAGCATGGCGTCCATCTTGCCATCACGCTCGCCAAACATGCTCAACAGCTGCTGTTCAATATTATGCAGGCGATTGCAGTAGGCGATAAAGAACAGGCCATGGGTGCCGCTGGCGGTGCCGTAGGGCAGGCTCTGGCGCAAAATCTTCAGTCCTTTGCCCTCTTCTTTCAAATCGACGCGGCTGAGATGCGAGGTAGCCGGGCGCTCATCGCCGGGAATCTCTTCATTCTCCACCTTAGTGCGACCCATTACCGCCTCCTGCTTGTCTACCGCCATGCGGTTCCACAGCTTAAGGTTATGCTCCCAGCGCTGGGTGAAGACATAGCTGCCACCTGCATCCGGGCCAGCGGCGATAATCGCTACCTGCTCACGCTGTTCGCCTTGCGGATTCTCGGTGCCATCGACGAAACCGGAGAGATCGCGTTCTTCTACCCAGCGAAAACCGTGGGTTTCTTCTTCGATGTCGACAGCAGCAGCAAACGCCACCAGCGCGGCCTGCGCCAGGGAGAAGTTCACGTCATGGCGCAGCGACTGGATATGGATCAACAAATCACGCTGCGTAGCTGGCGCAATGCCTTTGCCCAGCGTGCTAAAGGCTTTCAGTTCTGGTGCAGAATCTGCGCCCTGCAAATCGCGCCATAATGTGTCACCGAAAGCGATCACCGCGCCCAGACCGGCATCAGCGAATTTTTGTTGCAGTGCATCGAGGTGTTGCAGGAAGGTTTTGCTGCCCAGGCGCAGCGCATCGAGATCGCCCGTGACGCGGGCTTCCAGCCAAATGGCGAAACGGCGGTGTTCCAGCAGAATCCCGCTCTGAAATTGAGACATCGACATGCTCTCCGGCAATGGGGGTTAAACGGCGTTTTTTTCGTCCGTATCATACCGGAAAGTGGCGGCGATAGCCCGTATCACCGCACTTTTTTGAGGGATTAGCGTTGCCAGACGATCTTGCTGATTTTCCAGTTCTTCAGCGTATCATCCGACGGCATCAACCCTTCTGGGCCGTGCCATTCGCCGCTGTAGACATAAGCGATATGCTGGCTATTCGGCGCACGGCACTCCACATCACGGCTGTCGAAACCCGGCACCATTTTGCAGTTATCAAATGCCTTAGTGAATTTGGCACTGAACGGGTCACCGATTTTGCTGCCGTCGGCACTTTTCGCGCTCGGGTCCAGTACCTCGATACGTTCAACGCTGCTTTGCCCGTTGATTACCAGTTTGACCTTGTCACCATCCAATGCCTGCCAGAACTCCACCACCTGGCCATTCTGGGTACGCATGCCCTGGCGCAGCTTGTAATCGCCGTTCAGCGCTTTATCGATGGCGGTTTGCGTCATGGCGGTGCTGCTGGATAGCCCGGCGACACCCTGCTCGCTTACCGTCAGCGAACCACCGAACCAGCTAAGCGGATTAAGCGCCGACCAATGGTAACTCAGGGGGTTATACCAGTGGCTTTCATCAGCCGAACCCGAAGACGCAGAACTGGCACAACCTGCCAGCACCAGAGCCGTCGCCAGCAGCGCGGGACGAACAACTTTCATGAAAACTCCTTGATCTTGTTTGCCGGTTTGGCGTGCCTGTTGGAGTCGCAAAGCGACAAAAAGTTTATTCGTGATGCTGATGTTCGGGCAAAAAGCAGTCACACAGGCGTCGATGGGTTTGCAGCCAGTACAGCGCCAGCAGGTCGAACAGCGTCAGCAGCAGCGGGAATGGCGAATCGGGCATCGCGCCCTGCAACAGGTTATCCCCCTGCCACAGCAGGTTAATCAGCAAGGACAGGCTCAGTACCACGCGCCAGCTTTGCCACAGGCGCGGCCAGCGCTGACGATAGCCGGTGAGCAACAGGCCGATGGCTGCCGGAATGCCGAGCGCCAGGCCCAGCCAGAAACTTTGTCGATCGGGATAGAACAGCGCCAGCAGATCATTCCCCTGCTGTCGGGAAGCTCCGGCCATCACCAGAATCAGCCAGGTGCGCGCCTGGAGCAGCAGGATCAGCCAGAAAAGAAACGGCAGCCGCAGCTGCCCTTTTGCATCGTATTCTTCTGGCGGGTATTTCAGCACAACCATTTAATACTCACGGTCTTCAATCAGGCGCTTGCCCAGCAGCAGTGAGTCCACTGGCTCGTAATCGAGTTTTTCATAGAAGGCCACCACCTGGTCGTTCTCTTCACGCACCATCAGATGGATTTTCGGGCAGCCGCGCGCTATCAGTTTCTTTTCCAGACGATTCATCAGCGCGTTGGCAAAACCACGCCCCTGATAATCAGGATGCACCGCCAGATAATAAGCCGCACCACGATGACCATCGTAGCCGCCCATCAGCGTACCCACCACCTCGCCACCGACTTCGGCCACCAGAAACAGCTCCGGGTCATGGTTCATTTTGCGTTCAATGTCCAGCTCAGGGTCATTCCACGGGCGTAACAGATCGCAACGCTCCCAGAGCGTGATCACTTCTTCAAAATCTTCCTGGCGGAATGAGCGGATTTCCATCGGCGTTACCCTGCAGTTAGGCACAATTCGCTGATTATCACGTATTCTTTAGCGGGCGCAACCCTCGCACCGTTCAGCGGCGGAAAAAAGCGACGAAATTCCTGTTCGCGACCTGAAATACAAAGTAAAGCCCTGAAATAGTTGCGAGGTCGCACCCGTCAGGATGTTACGATATAACACTTTTCAGGTTTACCTGTCAGGGATTCATTGATGAAAAAGATTTCACTGCTCAAACGCTTAACTAATCGCCGTCAGCTGCTGCTGTCCGGGCTGGCGCTGGCGGTGCTATCGCCGCGTCTGGTGCAGGCCAAAGAAGAGAGTGCCGATTTGCACCTGCTGCCGCGCCATAGCAAACCCACGCCGCCAGCTAAAAACGGCAAACGTATTGTGATGATCGACCCAGGCCACGGTGGGATTGATTCCGGTGCGGTTGGCGAACAAGGTTCCGAAGAAAAACACATCGTGCTGGATATCGCCAATAACGTGCGCCAGCTGTTGCAGGATCATCCCAAAGTAGAAGTGCGTCTGACGCGTGACACTGACTACTTTATCCCCCTGTATCAGCGGGTGGAGATTGCTCATCAGCACGGTGCCAATCTGTTTATGTCGATTCACGCCGATGGTTACACCAGCCCGGACGCCAATGGCGCTTCGGTGTTTGCCCTGTCGAATCGCGGAGCCAGCAGCGCCATGGCGCGCTATATGTCGCAGAAAGAGAACGATGCTGACAAAGTGGCCGGGGTAGAAGTGGCGCAGAAAGATCAGTATCTGAACCAAATCCTGTTCGATCTGGTGCAGACCGACACCATCCGCAACAGCCTCACGCTCGGCAAGCATGTGCTGGATCAGATCCGCCCGGTGCATCATTTGCACAGCCAGCATACTGAGCAGGCGGCATTTGCTGTGCTGAAATCGCCTTCGATTCCGTCGGTGCTGGTGGAAACCTCGTTTATTACCAACCCGCATGAGGAGCAACTGCTCGGCACCACGGCGTTTCGCCACAAAATTGCCAGCGCCATCGCGGATGGCATCGTCAATTATTTTGATGAGTACGATCGGCGTCAGGCTTAGGTATAATCGCGGCAAATTTCCGGAACGAGTGACTCATGAGCAATCCCGATATTTCCCGCGTCAAAGCCTTTCTGCTGGCGCTCCAGGATAACATCTGCGCCCAGCTGGCGGCGGAAGATGGTGCCGCCGATTTTGCCGAAGACAGCTGGCAGCGCCCCGGCGGCGGCGGCGGACGCAGCCGCGTATTACGCAACGGCGCGGTGTTTGAGCAGGCTGGCGTTAACTTCTCCCACGTCCATGGCGATCAAATGCCTGCTTCAGCCACCGCGCACCGTCCGGAGCTGGCAGGCCGCAGTTTTGAGGCGATGGGCGTCTCGCTGGTGATCCACCCGGAAAACCCGTATGTCCCGACCAGCCACGCCAATGTGCGTTTTTTTATCGCCGAAAAACCGGGTGCCGATCCGGTGTGGTGGTTCGGTGGCGGTTTCGATCTCACCCCTTTCTACGGCTTCGAAGAAGATGCGTTGCACTGGCATCAAACCGCGTTTGATCTGTGCCAGCCGTTCGGTGCGGATGTCTACCCGCGTTATAAAAAGTGGTGCGACGACTACTTCTGGCTGAAGCATCGTGACGAGCAGCGCGGCATTGGCGGCCTGTTCTTTGACGATCTCAACACCCCTGATTTTGACCATTGCTTTGCCTTTACCCAGGCGGTGGGCAATGGCTTCCTGCAAGCCTATCGTCCGATAGTGGCCAAGCGCAAAGCGCTGCCGTGGGGCGAGCGCGAGCGCCAGTTCCAGCTGTATCGTCGTGGGCGTTATGTGGAGTTTAATCTGGTGTGGGATCGCGGCACGCTGTTTGGCCTGCAAACCGGCGGACGCACCGAATCGATCCTGATGTCGATGCCACCGCTGGTGCGCTGGGAATATGATTACCAGCCGGAAGCAGATTCACCGGAAGCTGCGTTGTACCGCGATTTTCTGCCGGTGAAGGATTGGCTGAAGAAACCATAAAAACCCGCGTGATAAATCACGCCGCTACGGATCGCACAATGTTTGTAGCGGCGCGATTTATCGCGCAATTTTGTGCACGGTGCCAGTAAACCCCGCGCTGCTACAACGGCTCGGTCTGCGCCTCCACCACCGCCAGCGCCACCATATTGACGATGCGTCGCACTGACGCGATGCGCGTCAGTACATGCACCGGTTTGCTGATACCCATCAGCACCGGCCCGACTGTTACCCCTTCCGAACAGGAAACGCGCAGCAGGTTGTAGCTGATACGCGCCGCTTCGACATTGGGCATAATCAACAGATTAGCCGTGCCTTTGAGTGGGCTGTCCGGCATCAACTCGCGGCGGATGTTTTCCACCAGTGCCGCATCGCCGTGCATCTCGCCGTCAATCTCCAGATCCGGTGCGCGTTGCTGAATCAGCGCCAGCGCGTCACGCATCTTGCGCGCCCCCGGCGCATTGGAGGTGCCAAAGCTGGAGTGCGACAGCAACGCCACGCGCGGTTCGATACCAAAACGCCGCACCGTTTCCGCCGCCATCAGGGTGATATCCGCCAGCTGTTCCGGTGTCGGGTCTTCATTGACGTAGGTATCGGTAATAAAGGTGTTGCCGCTCGGCAGCAACAGCGCATTCATCGCCCCGGCCACCCGCACATCGGGACGGAAGCCAAACACCTTCTCGATCACCTCATAATGTTCATGATAATCGCCCACCGTGCCGCAAATCATCGCATCGGCTTCACCACGATGGACCATGATGGCACCAATCAGCGTTGGATTGCCGATCACCGCGCGCTGCGCCATCTCTGGCGTCACGCCACGCCGTTTCATGATCTGATAATATTCACTCCAGTACGCTTTAAAACGCGGATCGGATTCGTTATTCACCACCTCAAAATCTTTGCCCGCCTCGATCTTCAGCCCCTGCTTTTGTAAACGCATGGCGATGACATTCGGGCGTCCAATCAGGATCGGTTTCGCCAGCCCGAGCGACACCAGCTCCTGGGTGGCATGCAGCACCCGCACCTCCTCCCCCTCTGCCATCACCACACGCTTCGGATCTTTACGCGCCTGCGAGAAAATAGGCTTCATAAACAGGTTAGTTTTGTAGACAAACTCGGTGAGTTTCTCGCGGTAGGCGTCAAAGTCCGCAATCGGGCGCGTCGCCACGCCGGAGTCCATCGCCGCTTTGGCGACGGCTGGCGCGATTTGCACAATCAGGCGCGGATCAAAGGGTTTGGGGATCAGATATTCCGGGCCAAAACTCAGATCCTGATCGTCATAGGCCGAAGCCACCACATCGCTCTGTTCCGCCTGCGCCAGCGCCGCAATGGCGTGCACCGCTGCCAGTTTCATCTCCTCATTGATGGCGGTGGCACCGACATCCAGTGCACCACGGAAGATAAAAGGAAAGCACAGCACATTATTCACCTGATTGGGGAAATCAGAACGCCCGGTACAGATAATCGCGTCTGGCCGTACCGCCTTCGCCAGCGGTGGCATGATTTCCGGTTCCGGGTTGGCCAGCGCCAGAATCAGCGGATCTTTCGCCATCTGCTGCACCATCTGCGGCGTCAGCACTTGCGGCCCAGAGCAGCCGAGGAAAATGTCCGCACCGGCAATCACCTCCTCCAGCGTGCGCTTGCCGTTATCTTCAACGGCATAGGCTGCTTTGGTTTCCGCCATCTCGCTGTCACGTCCGCGCCAGATCACCCCCTTCGAGTCGCACGCGATGATGTTATGACGTTGCATCCCCAGCGCCACCAGCAGATTCAGACAGGCAATCGCCGAAGCCCCCGCCCCTGACACCACCAGTCGCACATCGGAGATGGCTTTTTTGACGATTTGCAAACCATTGAGTACCGCTGCGGTACAGATAATCGCGGTGCCGTGCTGATCGTCATGGAACACCGGGATCTTCATCCGTTCGCGCAGTTTCTGCTCGATATAGAAACATTCCGGCGCTTTGATATCTTCCAGGTTGATGCCGCCAAAAGTCGGCTCCAGTGCGGCAATCACCTCAATCAACTTGTCCGGGTCCCGTTCGTCGATTTCGATATCAAACACATCAATACCGGCGAATTTCTTAAACAGCACCCCTTTACCCTCCATCACCGGCTTACCGGCCAGCGCGCCGATATTACCCAGCCCCAGCACCGCGGTGCCGTTGGAGATCACCGCCACCAGGTTGCCACGCGCGGTGTATTTGTGTGCCGCCAGTGGGTCTGCGGCAATTTCCAGACAGGGTGCGGCCACGCCGGGGGAATAGGCCAGTGCCAGATCGCGTTGCGTCGCCAGCGGTTTGGTGGGTGACACCTGAATTTTTCCGGGAGTGGGATACTGGTGAAAATCGAGAGCGCTTTGCTTCAGTTGTTCGTCCATTGGGCATCCTGTTGCGCGGAGAGATAAGCGTTCAGTATAGAAATCAACGGCACAAAAGAGGGTGAAGGCGCTCAAAGAATGCACGGCTGGCAAGGGCACAGATTGCCACAGCGGGATCAACGGGTCTGCCACAGGCTGCTATGCTTAAGAGTGGTAAAACGCGCAGCTGACACCTTTCAGGCAGGCCCTCAATCACAACCGCGCGCAGTGGGCATCCCGGCGTCACAATCAGAGAAAACGCATTTTCTTCACCTGGCGTCTGTAGCAATGTGTTGGACCGGTACCCACCTGGAAATGGCGCAACAAAGCCATGGCTGCCTGAGGTTTTTTATTTGACCTAATGATTGCTAATCAAGGAGTTAAGCGATGAACCAGCTAGATGCATTAAAACAGTTCACCACCGTGGTGGCGGACAGTGGCGATATTGAATCCATTCGTCACTACCACCCGGAAGATGCCACCACCAATCCCTCGTTAATCCTCAAAGCCGCCGGACTCGACGCCTACAAGCACCTGATTGATGATGCCATCGACTACGCGAAAAAACAGGGCGGCAGCAAAGAAACCCAAATCATCAACGCCAGCGATAAAGTGGCAATCAACCTTGGTATGGAAATTCTGAAAAGCGTACCAGGCCGTGTCTCGACCGAAGTGGATGCTCGCCTCTCCTTCGATCGTGGCATGTGTGTGACCAAAGCGGAAAAACTGATTCGCCTGTATGAAGAGAACGGTATCGATCGCTCACGCATTCTGATCAAACTGGCCTCGACCTGGGAAGGGATCCGCGCCGCTGAAGAACTGCAAAAGAACGGCATCAATTGTAACCTGACGCTGCTGTTCTCTTTCGCCCAGGCCCGTGCCTGTGCCGAAGCCGGAGTGTTCCTGATTTCGCCGTTCGTCGGTCGTATTTATGACTGGTACAACAGCCGTAAACCGCTCGATCCATATGTGGTCGATGAGGATCCGGGGGTGAAATCGGTACGCCGTATCTACGATTACTACAAAAAGCATCGCTACAACACCGTCATCATGGGTGCCAGCTTCCGTAAAGTGGAGCAAATCCTGGCACTGGCGGGCTGTGACCGTCTGACCATCTCCCCGAACCTGCTGGAGGAGCTGGCAAACAGCGATGCACCGCTGGAGCGTAAACTGGAGCCATCAACCGAAGGCTTCCATCAGCCTGCCCCGCTGTCTGAAGCGGAGTTCCGCTGGGAACATAATCAGGATCCGATGGCAGTAGAAAAACTGTCTGATGGTATCCGTCAGTTTGCTGTAGACCAGCAAAAACTGGAGGACGTGCTGGCCGCGCGCCTCTAGACCTCATCCTCATCTCATGCCGGACGGGCGTCTGCCCGTCCTTATTATTGCCAAATCACAAGGGAGAACCCTATGTCTTCACGCAGAGAGTTGGCTAACGCGATTCGTGCTCTGAGCATGGATGCAGTACAAAAAGCAAATTCAGGCCATCCCGGTGCCCCGATGGGCATGGCGGATATCGCCGAAGTCCTGTGGCGCGATTTCCTGAAACATAACCCGACCAATCCCGCCTGGGCGGACCGTGACCGCTTTATCCTCTCCAATGGTCATGCTTCGATGCTGCTCTACAGCCTGCTGCACCTTACCGGTTATGATCTGCCGATGGAAGAGTTGAAAAACTTCCGCCAGCTGCATTCGAAAACGCCGGGGCACCCGGAGCTGGGGTACACCCCTGGCGTCGAAACCACCACCGGGCCGCTCGGTCAGGGGCTGGCGAATGCGGTGGGGATGGCGATTTCCGAACGTACGCTGGCTGCGCAGTTTAATCAGCCGGGACACGACATCGTTGACCATTACACCTACGTATTTATGGGTGACGGTTGTCTGATGGAAGGGATTTCGCATGAAGTCAGCTCGCTGGCGGGCACCCTTGGGCTTGGCAAACTGATCGGCTTCTACGATCACAACGGCATTTCGATTGATGGTGAAACCGAAGGCTGGTTCACCGACGATACCCACAAACGCTTTGAAGCCTATAACTGGCATGTGATTGGCGATATTGACGGACACGATCCGGCCGCCGTCGCCAGTGCCATCAAAGAGGCGCAGAGCGTCACCGACAAACCCTCTCTGATCATCTGTCGCACCATCATCGGTTTTGGCTCGCCAAATAAAGCCGGCAAAGAAGAGTCGCACGGTGCTGCGCTCGGTGAAGCAGAAGTGGCGCTGGCGCGTAAACAACTCGGCTGGAATTACCCGCCGTTTGAAATCCCGAAAGAAATCTATCAGCAGTGGGATGCCAAAGAAGCCGGTGCCGCTCGCGAGAAAGCCTGGGATGACAAAATGGCGGCTTATCAGGCTGCCCATCCTGAGCTGGCAAAAGAATTTAAACGCCGCATGAGCGGTGCAATGCCCGACAACTGGGAAAACGATGTGCAGGCATTTGTTGAACAGTTGCAGGCCAATCCGCAGAAAATCGCCAGCCGTAAGGCCTCGCAAAATACCCTCGAAGTGTTTGGCAAACTGCTGCCAGAGTTCCTCGGTGGCTCCGCTGACCTTGCGCCGAGCAACCTGACAATCTGGTCCGGTTCGAAATCGATCAAGGAAGACATTGCCGGGAACTACATTCATTACGGGGTGCGTGAGTTCGGGATGACGGCGATTGGTAACGGCATCGCCCATCACGGTGGTTTTCTGCCCTACACCGCCACCTTCCTGATGTTTGTCGAATACGCCCGCAACGCCGCGCGTATGGCGGCGCTGATGAAGGCACGCCAGGTACTGGTCTATACCCATGATTCGATTGGTCTGGGGGAAGATGGCCCAACACACCAGCCAGTAGAACAGCTCGCCAGCCTGCGCCTGACGCCCAATATGAGCGTATGGCGTCCGTGTGACCAGGTGGAAACCACGGTGGCGTGGAAAGCCGCGGTGGAGCGTCATCACGGCCCGACCGCGTTGATCCTGTCGCGTCAGAATCTGCTGCAACCGGAACGCAGCCAACAACAGGTCGCCAATATCGCCCGTGGCGGTTATGTGTTGCAGGATTGCGCTGGCACGCCGGAAGCGATCATTATCGCCACTGGTTCGGAAATCGAGATTGCCCTGGGAGCAGCGGACAAACTCACCGCCAACGGGCATAAAATCCGCGTGGTTTCCCTGCCCTCCACCGACGTGTTTGATAAACAGGATGCGGCGTACCGAGAATCGGTGCTCCCCTCTGGCGTGAAAGCGCGCGTCGCCGTCGAGGCAGGGATTGCCGATTACTGGTTCAAATATGTCGGTCTGGATGGGGCAATCGTTGGTATGACGACCTTTGGTGAGTCTGCGCCTGCCGGAAAACTGTTCCCGGAATTTGGCTTCACGGTGGAAAATATCGTCAGCCATACCGAAGCCTTACTCAAGCCACACTAATCGATCCGGCCCTGCGTCTCACGGCGTCAGGGCCATTTTTGATCACAGCCTGATACAGAAAAAAACCTGCTCTGCCCCCTTCCCGCCTCGTCCAAACTGATTACTATAAGACTTTTCTCCGCTTCTTCTGCCGGACGTCTTACCGTTGAAAAAACATACACCCTGGTTTTTGACATTAATGGTTTCACTGCTTCCTTTAAAAAGCATGGCGCAGGTCGCCCCGGATCCGCTGCTGGCTTCGCAAATCGTTGATCGTTATGCCGAACACATCTTTTACGGCAGTGGTGCCGTGGGGATGGCGCTGGTGGCCATTGATGGCAATCAACGGGTTTTCGCCAGCTTTGGTGAAACCCGCCCGGGCAGCAACGTGCGGCCACAGCAGGATTCGCTGATCCGTATTGCCTCGCTGAGTAAGCTGATGACCAGCGAAGTGATGGTGAAAATGGCTGAACGCGGCCAGATTCGCCTCGACGATCCGTTAAGCAAATACGCTCCCGCAGGAATGCGTGTACCGAGCTACAACGGCCAACCAATTCGCCTGATTAACCTGTCCACCCATACCAGCGGCCTGCCACGCGAACAACCGGGCGGCAAACCACATCGTCCGGTGTTCAACTGGCCGACGCGTAGCGACCGCTGGCAGTGGTTATCACGCGCCTCGCTCAAAGTGGCCCCCGGAGTGGATGCGTCTTATTCGAACCTCGGCTATGACCTTCTGAGCGATGCCCTGGCGCAGGCGGCGGGTAAACCCTACCCGGCGTTGTTCCAGCAGTTGATCACGCGTCCGCTGGGGATGAAGGACACCACCTTTACCCCATCGCCGGATCAGTGCCAACGTCTGATGATTGCCGAAAAAGGCACCAGCCCGTGTAATAACACCCTGGCGGCGACGGGTAGCGGTGGCGTGTATTCGACCCCCGATGATATGGGACGCTGGATGCAGCAGTTCCTCAACTCCGCCGTGAATAAGCGCACCGCGCAGATCGACCGGCTGCAAACGCTGATTTATCGCCGTGACCAACTGAATAAAGTGGAAGGGATGGATGTACCCGGCCGGGCCGATGCGCTGGGCATGGGTTGGGTGTATATGGGACCGAAAAACGGCCATCCAGGCATCATTCAGAAAACCGGCGGCGGCGGCGGTTTCATCACCTATATGGCGATGGTGCCGCAACATAACATTGGGGTGTTCGTGGTGGTGACGCGTTCGCCGCTGACGCGCTTCACGCCGATGAGCGATGGCGTCAACGATATGCTGGCCGAACTGGTGGGTAACCAGAGCGGTTCACCGATGATGGTGCAGGCGATTCGTTAACGCGATTGTGGGCCATTTTGCGGCTGGCTGACCCACAGGGTTGGCCAGTCGTCACTGCTGTGCCAGGCATCGCAGGTTTTTTCTTCCGCATACTCCGCCAGCATAAATTCGCTGCCATCAAACTGCCAGCGTGTCGCCGTTCCGCAATCCCCCAGACCACGACCTTTACTGAAGGTGTACAGGAAGCCGCTGCTGGCATCGTACTCGGCATTGACCAAATCCAGCTGATTATCGCTACGCGATGGTGGAGTAAACGGCAGGGTTAACGTCAGGCCGCGCGCCACATACGGCTGGCTGCGCGTCACTTCAAACGCCAGGTCGATAACATTGTACGCGCCGGTTTCGCAGCTGATCAGCAGCAGCGCTTTGCTATCCGTCAACGGCGCGACGCTCACTTCTCGTCGCATTGGATCAAGTGAACAGCTGTCGGTGTTGATACGCCAGGTACCGTAATCAATCAACCCACTGGTTTCCTCGCGGGTCAATGCCACAGGCTGGGGTAAGGGGCGGGTAAACGGGGTAACGGCGGCTGCGGCGGCACATCCCATACGACGCGATCACCGCGCTTAACCCAGGCACTTAAACCATTCACCCTGCCCTGCACATCATCCATCAGCAGTAGCGCGGCTTTCATGCCGTGCAGCGAGATGGATGCTTTGGCTTGCCAGGTGAGCTGGAGAGTATCGGCATCCAGCGTTTGCGCCAGAAACTCGTCAATGGCGATGGCGTTGCTGGTGGAAAGATGGTGGGGTTCTA
This genomic stretch from Pantoea cypripedii harbors:
- the tkt gene encoding transketolase, encoding MSSRRELANAIRALSMDAVQKANSGHPGAPMGMADIAEVLWRDFLKHNPTNPAWADRDRFILSNGHASMLLYSLLHLTGYDLPMEELKNFRQLHSKTPGHPELGYTPGVETTTGPLGQGLANAVGMAISERTLAAQFNQPGHDIVDHYTYVFMGDGCLMEGISHEVSSLAGTLGLGKLIGFYDHNGISIDGETEGWFTDDTHKRFEAYNWHVIGDIDGHDPAAVASAIKEAQSVTDKPSLIICRTIIGFGSPNKAGKEESHGAALGEAEVALARKQLGWNYPPFEIPKEIYQQWDAKEAGAAREKAWDDKMAAYQAAHPELAKEFKRRMSGAMPDNWENDVQAFVEQLQANPQKIASRKASQNTLEVFGKLLPEFLGGSADLAPSNLTIWSGSKSIKEDIAGNYIHYGVREFGMTAIGNGIAHHGGFLPYTATFLMFVEYARNAARMAALMKARQVLVYTHDSIGLGEDGPTHQPVEQLASLRLTPNMSVWRPCDQVETTVAWKAAVERHHGPTALILSRQNLLQPERSQQQVANIARGGYVLQDCAGTPEAIIIATGSEIEIALGAADKLTANGHKIRVVSLPSTDVFDKQDAAYRESVLPSGVKARVAVEAGIADYWFKYVGLDGAIVGMTTFGESAPAGKLFPEFGFTVENIVSHTEALLKPH
- the ampH gene encoding D-alanyl-D-alanine-carboxypeptidase/endopeptidase AmpH; translation: MKKHTPWFLTLMVSLLPLKSMAQVAPDPLLASQIVDRYAEHIFYGSGAVGMALVAIDGNQRVFASFGETRPGSNVRPQQDSLIRIASLSKLMTSEVMVKMAERGQIRLDDPLSKYAPAGMRVPSYNGQPIRLINLSTHTSGLPREQPGGKPHRPVFNWPTRSDRWQWLSRASLKVAPGVDASYSNLGYDLLSDALAQAAGKPYPALFQQLITRPLGMKDTTFTPSPDQCQRLMIAEKGTSPCNNTLAATGSGGVYSTPDDMGRWMQQFLNSAVNKRTAQIDRLQTLIYRRDQLNKVEGMDVPGRADALGMGWVYMGPKNGHPGIIQKTGGGGGFITYMAMVPQHNIGVFVVVTRSPLTRFTPMSDGVNDMLAELVGNQSGSPMMVQAIR